The genome window accctccgacagtgccccctccctgtGTGAGTGGAAGCAGTGGGTCCTGCCCTTCCCCCCGGGGTCTCGGTTGCTGGTGCCCGTCCCCACTGAATGGGattgtctccctccctttcccaTCCTCTCTCCCTCCGCAGCCACCTGATGGGAATCTTTTATCGGACGATCCGGATGGTGGAGAACGGGATTAAACCGGTCTACGTCTTTGATGGAAAACCACCACAACTCAAATCTGCAGAGGTAGGTGGGAGTGACCGTCCCTCTGAcccaggagggagggagggagtgaccgTCCCTCTGAcccaggagggagggagggagtgactgTCTCTCTGACCCAGGAGGGAGCGTCTCTCTGACCCGGGAGGGAGTGACCATCCCCCTGACccgggagggaggaagggagggagtgtCTCTCTGACCCGGGAAGGAGGGAGGGTGCGTCCCTCTGActcaggagggagggagggagtgaccgTCTCTCTGACCCGGGAGGGAGGGTGCGTCCCTCTGACCCGCGAGGGAGGGAATATCGCTCTGACCCAGGAGTGTGGaatgctgtgagggagggagggtgagggggggctGTGCCGTGTCTCTgtgagggggggggtgtgtgtgagggtgtgggtggggggtgttttCGGGGGTCTGTCCCTGTGAGAGTTATtgacgccctcccctctctccctcggtTTTCCGTGTGCCCCCTCCCACAGTTGGATAAACGGAGTGAGCGCCGGGCAGAGGCTGAGAAACAGCTGGCAGCTGCTCAGGAATCAGGTATGGCAGCGGGCACACTCCCCCCGTCCCCCCCcttccactcccccctcctccactcccccccactcccccctccactctcccccccccccactctcccccctctccactcccccgtcccctcctcccctccccccccactccccccctcccctccactcccccctcctccactcccctccccctgtgATCAGACAGATGGACAttacacacactctgacacagagagagagacacacacacacaaactctcacgcACAccgcgcacagacacacacacagacatgcgaacgcgcacacagacacgcacacacactgacgcgcacacagacacacaaacactgacgtgcgcacacacacactgacgcgcacacagacacacacactgacgcgcacacagacacacacactgacgcgcacacagacacacacactgacgcgcacacagacacacaaacactgacgtgcgcacacacacactgacgcgcacacagacacacacaccgacgctcacacagacacacacacacaccagcacacacagagacacacacaacacacacaccgacacgcaCATATACACGCACCAACGcgtgcgcacacagacacatgcacacaccaacacacagacacacacaccgacatgcgcgcacacagacacgcacatacGCAccgacgcacacagacacagacagacacacacacacacggatgcACTGTCACTCCCGTGTGGTTGGGGCTGCGCGGCCTgtgatcagacagacagatagttgGTCCCTGTAGTGACCTGTCCTCCCccgtctctcccccaccccctccaataaCCCCccgtcctccccccccccccccccccccccccccccccaggtaaCGTGGAGAACGTGGAGAAGTTTACCAAGAGGCTGGTGAAGGTCACCAAGCAGCACAACGACGAGTGTAAACACCTGCTCCAGCTGATGGGGATCCCTTACATCGAGGTACGGACACATCCCGGGGGACAGAGGGCCCCTCCACACACGGGCTGGGCAgggaaacccccccccccccacacacacacacactctctctctctctctctctctctctctcacactctctctctctaacagaggcGGAtagtgactctctctctctttgcctcttcccccccccccatgaccAACCCCGGTAACTCTGTCTCTATCCCTgtctccccatcccttttcccagGCTCCGTGTGAAGCTGAGGCTAGTTGTGCTGCTCTGGTTAAAGCTGGGAAGGTGTACGCTGCAGCCACTGAGGATATGGACGCTCTGACCTTTGGCACCTCCATCTTACTGAGACACCTGACAGCGAGTGAGGCCAAGTGAGTAACTCAGGGCCTGGGCctagtgaggaactctgggacacggggacggcgaggaactctgggacacggggacggcgaggccgagtgaggaactctgggacacggggacggcgaggaactctgggacacggggacggcgaggccgagtgaggaactctgggacacggggacggcgaggccgagtgaggaactctgggacacggggacggcgaggccgagtgaggaactctgggacacggggacggcgaggccgagtgaggaactctgggacacggggacggcgaggccgagtgaggaactctgggacacggggacggcgaggccgagtgaggaactctgggacacggggacggtgaggccgagtgaggaactctgggacacggggacggcgaggccgagtgaggaactctgggacacggggacagcgaggaactctgggacacggggacagtgaggccgagtgaggaactctgggacacggggacggcgaggccgagtgaggaactctgggacacggggacagtgaggccgagtgaggaactctgggacacggggacggcgaggccgagtgaggaactctgggacacggggacggtgaggccgagtgaggaactctgggacacggggacagtgaggaagtctgggacacggggacagtgcggccgagtgaggaactttgggacacggggacggtgaggccgagtgaggaactctgggacacggggacggtgaggccgagtgaggaactctgggacacggggacggtgaggccgagtgaggaactctgggacacggggacggcgaggccgagtgaggaactctgggacacggggacagtgaggaactctgggacacggggacagtgcggccaagtgaggaactctgggacacggggacagtgaggccgagtgaggaactctgggacgggggggacagtgaggcccagtgaggaactctgggacacggggacagtgaggccgagtgaggaactctgggacacggggacagtgcagccgagtgaggaactctgggacacggggacagcgaggccgagtgaggaactctgggacacggggacagtgaggaactctgggacacggggacagtgaggccgagtgaggaactctgggacacggggacagtgaggccgagtgaggaactctgggacacggggacggtgcggccgagtgaggaactctgggacacggggacagtgaggaactctgggacacggggacggtgaggccgagtgaggaactctgggacacggggacggtgaggccgagtgaggaactctgggacacggggacggtgaggccgagtgaggaactctgggacacggggacagtgaggaactctgggacacggggacagtgcggtagagtgaggaactctgggacggggggacagcgaggccgagtgaggaactctgggacacggggacagcgaggccgagtgaggaactctgggacggggggacagtgaggccgagtgaggaactctgggacacggggacagtgcggccgagtgaggaactctgggacacggggacagtgaggaactctgggacacggggacagtgcggccgagtgaggaactctgggacggggggacagtgaggaactctgggactcggggacagtgaggaactctgggacatggggacagtgaggccgagtgaggaactctgggacatggggacagtg of Hemiscyllium ocellatum isolate sHemOce1 chromosome 27 unlocalized genomic scaffold, sHemOce1.pat.X.cur. SUPER_27_unloc_2, whole genome shotgun sequence contains these proteins:
- the fen1 gene encoding flap endonuclease 1, producing MGIQGLAKVLGDVAPGAVREQQIKHYFGRKIAIDASMSIYQFLIAVRQDGTTLQSEDGETTSHLMGIFYRTIRMVENGIKPVYVFDGKPPQLKSAELDKRSERRAEAEKQLAAAQESGNVENVEKFTKRLVKVTKQHNDECKHLLQLMGIPYIEAPCEAEASCAALVKAGKVYAAATEDMDALTFGTSILLRHLTASEAK